A single region of the uncultured Fibrobacter sp. genome encodes:
- a CDS encoding iron ABC transporter permease has protein sequence MKNRIWFCFGFLFLVAVSLSFCTLATGPVWVSWPDFFSALFAGPSAEVGADSITSQIIWRLRVPRMCAAVLAGTSLSVAGLALQTVFCNPLAGPFVLGISSGASLGVALSLLAGFSFGNFGVLGAAAVGASAVTIIVMWVSGRFRNVGVLLIVGLLLGYLIDAIVSVLIAGSEAEALRVYVTWSMGSFGRMLLDGVWVFALAVAAGLGLVVVSMRYLNAARLGDDFARGLGVRVEVSKKCVLLGASILAAACTAFCGPVAFVGIAVPHLAFMLFKTTDHRVLVPGAALCGTVLCLLAGLFPVSIPLNAVLSIVGVPVVFYVLVRGSRTGWW, from the coding sequence ATGAAAAACCGCATTTGGTTTTGCTTTGGTTTCCTTTTTCTAGTCGCCGTCTCTCTGAGCTTTTGCACATTGGCTACGGGACCTGTATGGGTTTCGTGGCCTGATTTTTTTTCGGCCCTTTTCGCCGGACCATCGGCTGAGGTCGGGGCTGATTCCATCACTTCGCAAATCATTTGGCGGCTCCGCGTGCCCAGGATGTGTGCGGCGGTGTTGGCCGGGACTTCGCTTTCGGTGGCGGGCCTCGCTTTGCAGACTGTCTTTTGTAACCCGCTTGCCGGGCCGTTTGTGCTGGGCATCAGCAGCGGCGCGAGTCTAGGGGTGGCGCTCTCGTTGCTGGCCGGTTTCAGTTTTGGCAATTTTGGCGTGCTCGGCGCGGCTGCTGTCGGCGCTTCGGCCGTGACGATTATTGTCATGTGGGTTTCGGGGCGGTTCCGCAATGTGGGCGTGCTTTTGATTGTTGGGCTTTTGCTCGGGTACTTGATTGACGCTATCGTGAGCGTGCTGATTGCGGGGAGCGAGGCCGAAGCGCTTCGCGTGTACGTGACGTGGAGCATGGGCAGCTTTGGCCGTATGCTGCTCGATGGCGTGTGGGTGTTTGCGCTCGCCGTGGCCGCGGGGCTTGGGCTTGTGGTGGTGAGCATGCGCTATTTGAATGCGGCGAGGCTTGGCGACGATTTTGCCCGCGGTCTCGGTGTGCGCGTTGAAGTTTCCAAGAAGTGCGTGCTACTCGGTGCGAGTATCCTCGCTGCGGCATGTACGGCGTTCTGCGGTCCGGTGGCTTTTGTGGGTATCGCCGTCCCGCATTTGGCTTTTATGTTGTTCAAAACAACCGACCACCGCGTCCTTGTGCCGGGAGCCGCATTGTGCGGCACGGTGCTTTGCCTCTTGGCGGGGCTGTTCCCGGTGAGCATTCCTCTGAATGCGGTACTCAGCATTGTCGGCGTGCCGGTTGTGTTTTATGTGCTTGTTCGCGGCTCTAGGACGGGGTGGTGGTGA
- the tsaE gene encoding tRNA (adenosine(37)-N6)-threonylcarbamoyltransferase complex ATPase subunit type 1 TsaE, whose product MVFYSEDETFNWASEFGKSLQPGDRVALYGNLGAGKTVISRGVCKGLGYTGTVCSPTYTILHEYPNDPPIFHFDLYRLEGGADLYEVGMDPDYLASGISLIEWPERLEGNDAGITHVIQIKILSETEREITVEKLR is encoded by the coding sequence ATGGTGTTTTACAGCGAAGATGAAACGTTCAACTGGGCGAGCGAATTCGGGAAGTCGCTGCAGCCAGGCGACCGAGTGGCCCTTTACGGGAATTTGGGCGCGGGCAAGACCGTCATCAGCCGGGGTGTCTGCAAGGGGCTCGGTTACACGGGCACAGTATGCTCCCCCACCTACACCATCCTCCACGAATACCCGAACGACCCGCCCATCTTCCACTTCGACCTCTACCGTCTCGAAGGTGGCGCCGACCTGTACGAAGTCGGTATGGACCCGGACTACTTGGCATCGGGCATCAGCCTTATCGAATGGCCCGAACGCCTAGAAGGAAACGACGCGGGCATTACCCACGTCATCCAAATAAAAATCCTCTCGGAAACCGAGAGGGAAATTACTGTCGAGAAACTCCGCTAA
- the nspC gene encoding carboxynorspermidine decarboxylase, producing the protein MPDYTQATSPCFVLDEKRLRRNMEILNNIQERTGVKIICALKGYSFWRSFPIIAEYLPGATASSLNEARLAKEEMGKEVHVFAPAYEDGEIDEILKYADHITYNSFSQWQRFKAKTIASKISAGIRVNPEFSTVETDIYNPCGLHSRLGVTEAEFKPELLDGIEGLHFHALCEQDVDALEGVLTAFEKKFGRYLPQMKWVNFGGGHHITRKDYHREELVKLLNDFKKRYPHLEVVMEPGEAVGWQTGELVATVADIVHNKMDIAILNVSISAHMPDCLEMPYRPNITGAALPGEKKFTYKITGNTCLAGDQLGDYSFDAPLQVGDRIIFEDMIHYTMVKTTFFNGVRHPDIGMFDMDGKFHLLHRFTYEQFKDKL; encoded by the coding sequence ATGCCCGATTATACACAAGCCACCAGTCCCTGTTTCGTTCTGGACGAAAAACGCCTTCGCCGGAACATGGAAATATTGAACAACATTCAAGAAAGGACAGGCGTCAAGATTATATGTGCCCTCAAAGGTTACAGTTTTTGGAGATCGTTCCCCATTATCGCGGAATATCTCCCTGGCGCCACAGCCAGCAGCCTTAACGAGGCTCGACTCGCTAAAGAAGAAATGGGCAAAGAAGTCCATGTATTCGCACCGGCATACGAAGACGGGGAAATCGACGAGATTCTCAAGTATGCCGACCACATCACGTACAACAGCTTTTCCCAGTGGCAGCGCTTCAAGGCAAAAACCATTGCAAGTAAAATAAGCGCGGGCATCCGTGTAAACCCGGAATTTTCCACCGTCGAAACAGATATTTACAACCCATGCGGGCTCCACTCCAGGCTCGGCGTGACCGAGGCCGAGTTCAAGCCAGAACTGCTGGACGGCATCGAAGGGCTGCATTTCCATGCCCTGTGCGAACAAGACGTTGACGCCCTCGAAGGCGTACTCACAGCTTTTGAGAAGAAATTCGGGCGTTACTTGCCCCAAATGAAATGGGTGAACTTCGGTGGAGGCCACCACATCACCCGCAAAGATTACCATCGCGAAGAGCTTGTCAAGTTGCTCAATGACTTTAAAAAACGCTATCCACACCTCGAGGTCGTCATGGAACCGGGAGAGGCGGTCGGCTGGCAAACGGGCGAACTGGTAGCGACGGTCGCCGACATCGTACACAACAAGATGGACATCGCCATCTTGAACGTTTCTATCAGTGCGCACATGCCCGACTGCCTGGAAATGCCCTACAGGCCGAACATCACGGGAGCTGCACTTCCCGGCGAAAAGAAGTTTACATACAAAATAACTGGAAATACCTGCCTAGCCGGAGACCAGCTCGGCGACTACTCGTTCGACGCTCCGCTCCAAGTCGGGGACCGCATTATCTTCGAGGACATGATCCACTACACCATGGTCAAGACGACGTTCTTCAACGGGGTCCGCCACCCGGATATCGGCATGTTCGACATGGACGGGAAATTCCACCTGCTGCACAGGTTCACCTACGAACAGTTCAAGGACAAGCTGTAG